The Poriferisphaera corsica DNA segment TGATAGAAATTGCGGATATTGGAGGGTTGTTTTTTGTGTGTGATGTGGGATATGTTGTGAGCTGAATAGGATCGGGATCAAGCAGGTGGGGGGATGGTTCGATAATTGTTAAGAGGTGGTGGGGTGCTGTTGCGCATGGATTTAGAACGTCTTGCGAAATGACTTGTTTCGTTGACCAGTAGATCGTTATGTAAAAAAACGCTTCTCGCATGAACCTGCTCCCGATTGTTTCGCAGGACATGTGGCACGTCATGATGCAACTTGCTCTTGGGGGAGGGAGAAAATGCGTGCAAGTGGGGGGCGGAGCGTTAGAATGAGGGGAATCAGGGTAAGTACATGTTTTAGCAGAGGATTATGGCGAAAAAAATATTTCAGCAGCTGGATCAATGCGAAGGGTTTCCGTACACGCGGAAAGAGTATTTGATGCGCGCGCTGTGGGGTGTGGTGTATTGGATTGGGTTTCGGTGGAGCCCGGTGAGGTGTTATGGCTATCGGCGGTTTTTGCTGCGATTGTTTGGTTGTGAGATTACGGGGAGAGCGGGTGTGAGGCGGAGTGTTAGGATTACGCATCCGTGGAAACTGAAGGTTGGGGACTGGTCGATGATTGGCGATGGGGTAACGGTTTACAATCTGGGCGAGGTGCGGATCGGTGAGCATACGGTGGTGTCGCAGCATGTGCATTTGTGTGCGGGGACACATAATTATCGTGAACGGAATTTACCGCTGATGCGATCGGAGATTGTGATTGGTGATGGGGTTTGGTTGTGTGCTGATGCGTTTGTTGGGCCGGGGGTTGAGGTGGGTGACAATGCGGTGGTAGGGGCGCGGGCTGTTGTGGTGAAGGATGTTGGTGATGGGGATGTGGTGGGTGGAAATCCGGCGAA contains these protein-coding regions:
- a CDS encoding LbetaH domain-containing protein, coding for MAKKIFQQLDQCEGFPYTRKEYLMRALWGVVYWIGFRWSPVRCYGYRRFLLRLFGCEITGRAGVRRSVRITHPWKLKVGDWSMIGDGVTVYNLGEVRIGEHTVVSQHVHLCAGTHNYRERNLPLMRSEIVIGDGVWLCADAFVGPGVEVGDNAVVGARAVVVKDVGDGDVVGGNPAKVVGRRCEEEGGR